One genomic window of Tatumella citrea includes the following:
- a CDS encoding DHA2 family efflux MFS transporter permease subunit yields MSASDSWKPASNPWLVALTVTLAVFMEVLDSTIVNVALPHVAGSLSSSYDESTWVLTSYLVANGIVLPISAFLSRYFGRKNYFLLCIVMFTLCSFLCGIATELWQLILFRILQGFFGGGLQPVQQSVLLDYFSKKDRGKAFGLSSIAIIVAPVIGPTLGGWITDNYSWRWIFFINIPVGIMTALAIYQLLEDPPWEKKSAKTMKVDYIGISLITLGLGCLQVFLDRGEDEDWFNSNFIILFATLAVIGIVGAIYWLMYAKKPVVDILVMRDRNFWVAGLLMAAMAFILYGSSVVIPQLAQQDLGYTATLAGLVLTPGAICIILTIPLVLRLMPVIQTRFIIMIGFICLTTSFFFSAQHLTPDLDFGSLVFMRSTQSIGLGFLFVPLTTIAFITIPQRLNADASALFTMFRNVAGSIGISLSTAAITERQQARSAYLSDHMSTLDQQFNQAVTQMTDAVKNFTSIAGDASSVAMGQLYKQMISQARFLAYVDVFSGLCLIGLVMIPFCLLLAPVKSEGSAGGH; encoded by the coding sequence ATGAGTGCCTCCGATAGCTGGAAACCAGCCAGTAACCCCTGGCTGGTCGCCCTGACGGTTACTCTGGCGGTATTTATGGAAGTGCTGGATTCCACTATCGTCAACGTGGCCTTGCCACATGTCGCCGGGTCGCTTTCATCGAGTTATGATGAATCAACCTGGGTTCTCACCTCATATCTGGTGGCCAACGGGATTGTGCTTCCTATATCGGCTTTCCTGAGCCGCTATTTTGGCAGGAAGAATTACTTCCTGCTGTGTATTGTCATGTTTACCCTGTGCTCGTTCCTGTGCGGCATTGCCACTGAGCTTTGGCAGCTGATTCTGTTTCGTATTCTGCAGGGATTTTTTGGCGGTGGTCTTCAGCCCGTCCAGCAATCCGTACTGTTGGACTATTTCAGTAAGAAAGATCGCGGAAAAGCATTTGGTTTATCTTCTATCGCTATCATTGTGGCCCCGGTCATTGGTCCGACCCTCGGCGGCTGGATCACTGATAACTACAGTTGGCGTTGGATCTTCTTTATTAATATTCCTGTCGGCATTATGACCGCACTGGCGATTTACCAGTTACTGGAAGATCCACCGTGGGAGAAAAAGTCCGCCAAAACGATGAAGGTGGATTATATCGGGATCAGCCTGATCACCTTAGGGCTGGGTTGTCTGCAGGTGTTCCTTGACCGCGGAGAAGATGAAGACTGGTTTAACTCAAATTTTATCATTCTGTTCGCTACCCTGGCAGTGATTGGTATTGTTGGCGCAATTTACTGGCTGATGTACGCTAAAAAACCAGTGGTGGATATTCTGGTGATGCGGGATCGGAATTTCTGGGTCGCCGGGCTATTAATGGCTGCAATGGCATTTATTCTGTACGGCAGTTCGGTGGTTATTCCACAACTGGCGCAGCAGGATCTTGGCTATACTGCCACCCTTGCCGGTCTGGTACTCACCCCCGGAGCTATCTGTATTATTCTCACCATCCCGCTGGTATTGCGGCTGATGCCGGTGATTCAGACCCGCTTTATCATCATGATTGGCTTTATCTGTCTGACCACCTCATTTTTCTTTTCGGCCCAACATCTGACTCCGGATCTTGATTTTGGATCGCTGGTGTTTATGCGTAGTACCCAGTCAATAGGGTTGGGGTTCCTGTTTGTGCCACTCACCACTATTGCGTTTATTACCATACCTCAGCGGCTGAATGCTGATGCATCTGCGCTTTTTACCATGTTCCGTAATGTGGCGGGTTCAATAGGTATTTCGCTATCCACGGCAGCGATAACCGAACGACAGCAGGCACGGTCAGCCTATTTATCGGATCATATGAGCACCCTTGATCAGCAATTTAATCAGGCAGTCACTCAGATGACAGATGCGGTTAAAAACTTTACCAGTATTGCCGGAGACGCCAGCTCAGTGGCGATGGGGCAACTGTATAAACAAATGATTAGCCAGGCGCGTTTTCTGGCTTATGTTGATGTATTCTCCGGGCTCTGCCTTATCGGGCTGGTAATGATCCCATTCTGTCTGTTACTTGCCCCGGTCAAAAGTGAAGGCAGTGCAGGAGGCCATTAA